The sequence below is a genomic window from Sinorhizobium terangae.
GATGCCGAAGAAATTGAGAACGAGGCGCAGAAGGTCCGGCGGGCGCATGACGGCGATTTCCGGGTCGCGGCCGACGATGACCGTGTCGGTGTGGTGGCGGGTGTGGCTCCAGCGCCAGGTCACCGGATTGCGCATGATCATGAAACAGGCGATCTGATAGACGATGTCATTCATCCACATCGTCTTGAATGCGGTGCCATGGCCGCATTCGTGCCAGCGGCTGTCGGAGGCCGAGCCGTAGAGAACGCCATAGGCGAGAAGAAACGGTACGGCGACCCAGGTGCCCCAGAAATAAATGCCGAGCCCGCCGAAAAGCACCATGCTGCCGAGCCAGAGGAAAGTGTCGCGGATGGCCGGCCCATCCTCGCGTTTCATGAGTTCCTTCATCTGCTTGCGCGGAATCTCCGTGTGATACCACTCGGCTGCGGAAAGCCCGCTGGCGACTGCCGCCTCGGCATCGCGCCCCAGGAGGCTGTAATCTCTTTTCGTAGCAACCGTCGTCATCTCGTCCTCCCGAAGCGCGCTTCCCACCGCGCCTCACATTCGATGAAAGGAGGGTATGTTGACTTTTGACAATTCTCAATGCAGTCATGAGATATTCTCTCAAATTACATCATGGCGAGGACTTCATGCTTGAGAGGAACATTTCAGAAGGGAGGGAGCGCTATGATGAGGAGACCGACGATCGCGGATCTTGCCGAGGCGGCGGGCGTAAGTGTTGCCACCGTCGATCGTGTCCTGAACGGGCGTCATCCGGTGCGCGAGGAAACGGCGCGAAGGGTCTACGACGCGGCCAAGACGATCGGCTATCACGCCGTCGGCCTGCTGCGCCAACGCGTGTTCGAGGATCTTCCGCAATATCGTCTCGGCTTTCTCCTGCAAAAACCGCAGCAATCCTTCTATCAGGCGGTCGCGAAGGAGATCGAGAACGCGGCGCTGTCGCTCACCCACGTTCGTGCGCTCCCTCAGGTGGACTTCGTTCCCAACTCCACCCCGGCAGGCATCACCGATAAGCTGAAGGCAATGGCGGCGCGCAACCAGGCGATCGCGCTTGTTGCACCGGACTATCCCGCCGTCACGGCAGCGATAGAAGAGCTGAAGGAGCGCGGCATTCCGGTCTTCTCGCTGCTTTCCGATTTCGCAGCCGGAGTGCGTGAGGGCTATGTCGGATTGAACAACCACAAGGTCGGACGAACCGCAGCCTGGATGATTACCAAGGCGGCGAAAAGGCCGGGAAAAGTCGCGGCCTTTGTCGGCAGCCACCGCTTTCACGGGCATGAACTGCGCGAGATTGCCTTTCGCTCCTATTTTCGCGAGAACGCGCCCGATTTCGAAGTGCTCGACACCATGGTGAACCTGGATACGGCCGAGATCACC
It includes:
- a CDS encoding LacI family DNA-binding transcriptional regulator, which codes for MMRRPTIADLAEAAGVSVATVDRVLNGRHPVREETARRVYDAAKTIGYHAVGLLRQRVFEDLPQYRLGFLLQKPQQSFYQAVAKEIENAALSLTHVRALPQVDFVPNSTPAGITDKLKAMAARNQAIALVAPDYPAVTAAIEELKERGIPVFSLLSDFAAGVREGYVGLNNHKVGRTAAWMITKAAKRPGKVAAFVGSHRFHGHELREIAFRSYFRENAPDFEVLDTMVNLDTAEITHEATLDLLRRHPDLIGFYVCGGGMEGAISAIREEKLERKLLVVVNELTPESRAALADEAVTMAIATPVPALVRETISLMIGAIDRGAAAVPGQTFLPFDIFTPENI